Genomic DNA from Syntrophales bacterium:
CCCATCCGCACCATCAACTTCTCCGACCCCACCGACAAAGCCCGCCACGACCGGATCGTCGAACTCGTCAAACGTATGCTTGATCTCAACAAACAACTGGCCGAAACCAAGGAGCCCCAGACCAAAACCGTCCTCCAGCGCCAGATTGAAACCACAGACAGGCAAATTGACCGGCTGGTTTATGAATTATATGAATTGACGGAAGACGAAATCAGAATTGTGGAAGGGAGTTCAAAATAAAAGTCGGAAAAGGGAGTAAGAGTCAAGAGCAGACCCTATCTCTATTTCTGGAGGTATCTTTAGCATGTTATACGGCTTTCCGTATAACATTCCAAATGACAAATTATCCAGTTAGGAAACTAAAAATTGTTCGAATATTTTATACAAATCGTTTATTAATACCGCAGTTATACGGAACTATATAATCACTTGTTATCTTTAGAATGCCCTTTTTGAAAAGGAATAATAAATGCGGAAGTTAAATGTTTTTCTTAGTTCGGCGATGACCGGTGAACTTGACCGTGAAAGAGATGGAATCCGAATTTTATTTAAGACGGATTCAACTTTAAGGGAATTTTTTGAGTTATATGCAATAGAAGAGCATGCTAGTCCCCAACCAATTGAAAAAGCGTATACCAACGAAGTTAAAAATTCAGATTTATACATTTTATTATTGGACAAACAGCTTCGTGTTGCAGTTGAAAAAGAGTTTTTGGAGGCTCGCAACGCAAATCTAAAAATATTTGTTTACATTCGAAAAAGAACAGATAAACGAGATGAAAATTTAGCAGAATTCATAGGGCAAGAAGCTTACCAATTCCACTGTGGATCATTTAACGGGTCTATAGATTTATGCTCCAATATTAGGGGGGATATTCTATCAGACTTGATGCGAAAATATTCCGAAACAATAAGTGTAGAAAAGGAAAATCAAGAATATGTGGCTATTTCCTCGCGCAAGGAATATTTTGGAAGCAGTTTACGATATTATGACTATGACCTTTTAACGCGCATTTCACAAAGTGACAATTTTAAAGAAATGGACATAGACCAGTTAATTATACTCGCTACACTAAGAGCAGAGGAAACTGGAAATTTAAAGGAAGCCCTTCTAATATACGAAATAATCCTTTTAAGAGATCCAAACAATTGGCAAGCATACAATAACAGGGGCCTTATTTTGACTGAAATGGGGCATCCAGAGGATGCTCTTTTTAGTTACAAGAGAGCCCTAGAATTAAATGCCGAATCTCATGCAACACTTTATAACATTGGAATTTATTATCGGGATAAAGGTAGATACGACGAAGCTATTGAGTATTATAAAAAAGCTCTAAAAATCAAGCCGGATAAGTCCTCTGCTTTGGGGCATTTAGTAGGGATTTACTTTTTAAAAGAGGAATATCAAAAGGCACTTGTATACGCGGAAAAAGCTTACTCCTATGAAAAAGATGAAATTAATTTATCAAATCTTTGCATGGCACTTGGGTTAATAGGGAAAAAGGAAGAAGCATTAATAAAAACTGACGAGCTGAAAGGCACCAAATATCGTGAAAAAATTAGAGCATACATTTTCCATGCTGCCGGAGAATGGGAAAATTGCATAAAGGAAATAAACACATTTTTTGAATTGTGGAATTTTGATTATGATCTGTCCCTCAAAAAGGTGTATTGTTTAATAAACATGGACAAGATTGAAGAGGCAATAATCACCATAAAGGATGTAGAAAAGAAATATTATTTGCACCCATCCGATTACAACAACATCGGCTGGAGGCTTTATGAAAAAAGGTTGAAATTAGATTATTCAGCAGAACTTTTTCAAAAAGCTATAAAGGGCGATCCGAATTTACTTGCAGCTTGGAAAAATCTTCAGTGTGTTTTTGGAGAATTAGAAAAAGTTGAGGATGGACTTAAAATATCGGATGAAGCGATAAAATATTTTCCCAATGATCCTGGAATAATAATGAACAGGTCAAAGTTTCTATTTTTCTCTGGAAATATCCGTGATTGCGCTAGCTACCTAATTCAAGAGTTTTCAAAGATGTTTGGTGGTGAAATGCCGAGATCTCAAATCGAAGAAATGATAAACCAATCATTCTTTAATGCTGGAATAAAGGATATTGAATCCTTTGAAACGGTCTTTAGAGAGATGGTTACACAGTCTAAAAAATAAGATAACAACCGGATTAACTCTGATACAAAAAGCTGATGCTTTTTGTCCAGGTTATCCGAAGCGTTAGCCGTGAAGGATTACGAAATGACAGTAGATGCCCACGTGGTGAATTGCGGTGACTGTGGCCTCTTGCTGGACGAGGATACAAGCGCGCCACCGGAAACTCGTTTACCATGCCCTGTGTGTGGCTCTATGACGCGATCAATTCATGTAAACATCCACGAGACCATTACTATCAGTGAAAAATTGGGTATGAAGGGACGGCACGCCAGTGGAGGAAAACCATTTATAGAACAAGTTCATGGGACCGATTTGCACAGGGACACTGGAACCTGGCGGGATCTCAGCAGGGTCATCGACAGAGAGAACGATGTTTATCACGAGGTGATCAAAGACCCCACTACCGGCGAGGTCCTTCACGAATGCAAGGAACCGCTCTCAAAACATCGTGGTCATGGTGCCGCGAAGTATAACTCGGACGAAACGAAAGACGGCTAACCAGAATGCGAACCGGACACTTGACAGCGCCGATTGCACTCGCCGTTCTGCAAACAATCAATATGGAGTTATTATGAATAGATTGAGTAAAAAATTGCTGACCGTAATTCTGTTCCTGACAGCAATGCTAATATTTGGAGGCAGTTTTTCATCATATGCCGCTGATTTGCAGATGTTCTCCAATGCAAGATTGGTGAATAATCCAGCAAATGATGGGGACAGCTTCTTTGTGGAAGCAGGTGGAAAGTCTTTTCATGTAAGGCTTTATTTCGTTGATTGTCCTGAAACTTCTACCAGCTCTGAGAGTGACGCGCGAAGGGCACGGGAGCAAACACGATATTTCGGATTATCCCACGCTACACGTACCATTCATTTTGGCAATGAAGCAAAAGCTTTTGTTGAACGTATCCTTGCCAAACCTTTTACTGTTCATACAGCC
This window encodes:
- a CDS encoding tetratricopeptide repeat protein — protein: MTGELDRERDGIRILFKTDSTLREFFELYAIEEHASPQPIEKAYTNEVKNSDLYILLLDKQLRVAVEKEFLEARNANLKIFVYIRKRTDKRDENLAEFIGQEAYQFHCGSFNGSIDLCSNIRGDILSDLMRKYSETISVEKENQEYVAISSRKEYFGSSLRYYDYDLLTRISQSDNFKEMDIDQLIILATLRAEETGNLKEALLIYEIILLRDPNNWQAYNNRGLILTEMGHPEDALFSYKRALELNAESHATLYNIGIYYRDKGRYDEAIEYYKKALKIKPDKSSALGHLVGIYFLKEEYQKALVYAEKAYSYEKDEINLSNLCMALGLIGKKEEALIKTDELKGTKYREKIRAYIFHAAGEWENCIKEINTFFELWNFDYDLSLKKVYCLINMDKIEEAIITIKDVEKKYYLHPSDYNNIGWRLYEKRLKLDYSAELFQKAIKGDPNLLAAWKNLQCVFGELEKVEDGLKISDEAIKYFPNDPGIIMNRSKFLFFSGNIRDCASYLIQEFSKMFGGEMPRSQIEEMINQSFFNAGIKDIESFETVFREMVTQSKK